A window of Saccharomyces paradoxus chromosome XIII, complete sequence contains these coding sequences:
- the TDA1 gene encoding protein kinase TDA1 (Protein kinase of unknown cellular role~similar to YMR291W), producing MTTTSTSASQLQQRLPEEKPWPQLSGANEDAQTFKCKYVTNHNSLGDGNFSVVKECMNVHTKDLYAMKLIKKQTVKNKIQLIQREFDLLRSISEKIRDMEKRNEHSLDIFEGHHHILQLFDYFETADNIVLITQLCQKGDLYEKIVENQCLDLETQVTSYCACLVSVLEFLHSQGVVHRDLKAENVLFRLRVNENEKNLQGEHHGDFKYDLLAHDLVLADFGLAAEYNTSKVNSLKEFVGTISYIAPEIVKCKGVGEMTPDQVDKLDKYGCPVDIWALGVLTYFMAFGYTPFDCTTDDETLECISKCDYYVDEQMMHDPKYEQFWNFVQCCFTIDPAVRRSAKNLKQHPFIRDYFATSNSLNTKDTPNFSFNPTIRRVSSTASMHTLRSPSKSRKTTTLAYLNMDGGSSETTTAFSSKMDLPDLYVDRTINSRERSLNRIRDTLKKTLSMTSLKPAATFDYLHANKNGTSLSTSKSGLVKKNSTFVLDPKPPKNSLMNGCFSTTPESRSNFNTPKTLSRQGSSTSVKKYVNEVDLLLTPRTASMSSNDTTAINDNDITNDKNSARKHAASFQVNVDDSDGDETMQI from the coding sequence ATGACTACAACTAGTACTTCTGCTTCCCAGCTACAACAGCGCCTGCCGGAAGAAAAGCCTTGGCCGCAACTGAGTGGCGCCAACGAAGATGCTCAAACCTTCAAATGTAAATACGTAACCAACCACAACTCCTTGGGTGATGGGAATTTCAGTGTTGTGAAAGAATGTATGAACGTACACACAAAGGACTTGTATGCGATGAAGCTTATCAAGAAGCAGACTGTTAAGAACAAAATTCAACTTATCCAAAGAGAATTCGACCTATTGAGGTCAATTAGCGAGAAAATCAGGGatatggaaaaaagaaatgaacaTTCTTTGGACATTTTTGAAGGGCATCATCATATTTTACAACTTTTCGACTATTTTGAAACTGCAGACAACATTGTCCTGATCACTCAGCTGTGTCAAAAAGGAGACTTGTATGAGAAAATCGTTGAAAATCAATGTTTGGACCTCGAAACCCAAGTCACGTCGTACTGTGCTTGTTTGGTAAGTGTCCTCGAGTTTTTGCATTCACAAGGTGTTGTTCACAGAGACTTGAAAGCAGAAAATGTTTTATTCAGATTGAGGGTGaacgaaaacgaaaaaaactTACAAGGTGAACACCATGGAGATTTTAAATACGATCTCTTGGCGCATGACTTAGTCCTCGCCGATTTTGGTCTTGCTGCTGAATATAACACGAGCAAGGTAAACTCGTTGAAGGAGTTTGTTGGAACCATCTCATATATCGCTCCAGAAATCGTCAAATGCAAAGGTGTCGGTGAAATGACTCCTGATCAAGTTGACAAACTAGACAAATATGGCTGTCCGGTGGATATATGGGCCCTCGGTGTGCTGACATACTTCATGGCCTTCGGCTATACTCCCTTCGACTGTACTACGGACGACGAAACTTTAGAATGTATTTCGAAATGCGACTACTATGTCGACGAACAAATGATGCACGATCCTAAATACGAACAGTTTTGGAATTTTGTTCAATGCTGTTTTACTATTGACCCAGCCGTTAGGCGTTCTGCTaagaatttgaaacagCATCCTTTTATCAGGGATTATTTTGCtacttcaaattctttaaaTACAAAGGACACGCCGAATTTCTCATTTAACCCGACAATAAGGAGAGTATCTTCTACAGCGTCCATGCACACCTTGAGGTCTCCTTctaaatcaagaaaaaccaCCACTCTGGCGTATTTGAACATGGATGGTGGATCTTCAGAAACTACTACTGCCTTCAGCAGCAAGATGGATTTACCTGACCTTTACGTTGACAGAACCATTAATTCTCGTGAAAGATCATTGAATAGAATTCGAGAcactttgaagaaaacattaTCCATGACATCTCTAAAGCCCGCGGCCACATTTGATTATCTCCATGCTAACAAAAATGGTACTTCTTTATCAACATCCAAATCAGGGCTCGTGAAAAAGAACTCCACATTCGTCTTGGACCCTAAGCCACCAAAGAATAGTCTGATGAACGGCTGTTTCAGCACTACTCCAGAATCGCGCTCAAATTTTAATACCCCTAAAACCTTATCCAGACAAGGCTCCTCTACTAGTGTAAAGAAATACGTCAACGAGGTAGACTTACTTTTAACACCACGCACGGCTTCGATGAGCAGCAATGATACCACAGCTATTAACGATAACGATATTACTAACGATAAGAATTCTGCAAGAAAACACGCAGCCTCATTCCAGGTGAATGTTGATGATTCTGATGGTGATGAAACCATGCAGATATAA
- the GOT1 gene encoding Got1p (Homodimeric protein that is packaged into COPII vesicles~similar to YMR292W): MWLTEAQKFGVAFTFGGFLFFLFGIFTLFDRALLALGNILFLIGVFLIIGSQKTYIFFTRPNKRRGSLFFLVGAFLILLKWTFLGFIIESLGIIGLFGDFFGVIVQFLRSMPIIGPILSHPAVAPIVDKLAGVRVLPV, translated from the exons ATGTGGCTAACAGAGGCTCAAA AATTCGGTGTGGCTTTCACTTTCGGTggttttctcttctttttatttggtATATTCACTCTTTTTGATCGTGCCCTATTAGCTTTGGGCAATATTCTATTTTTAATTGGAGTATTTTTAATAATCGGTTCACAAAAGacttatattttttttaccagaCCAAATAAAAGGCGCGGTTCACTATTCTTCCTAGTTGGTGCCTTCTTGATACTGTTAAAATGGACATTTTTAGGTTTTATAATTGAATCACTAGGTATTATAGGCCTCTTCggtgatttttttggcgTCATCGTTCAATTTTTGAGGTCAATGCCCATAATTGGTCCCATACTCTCTCACCCCGCAGTCGCTCCAATAGTAGATAAATTGGCCGGAGTGAGGGTTCTGCCAGTATAA